A genomic window from Quercus lobata isolate SW786 chromosome 10, ValleyOak3.0 Primary Assembly, whole genome shotgun sequence includes:
- the LOC115965122 gene encoding uncharacterized protein LOC115965122 → MCGKKDKSVVDKLLARLLIVNNISFDVVQMTSFIRFVQGVADYGPKYKLPSNLTLQRKLIPNLKRAFININAKSPSGAIFLKSFEVSKDKITTLYIKDIISSVIEEIGSNNVVQLIIDNTTNFESAGDILIGKYPRLYKTQCATYGIQLLLKDICEEVDSVQKIIRDAKAIVSYMYMDSIILSLMREYTNHKELKHLGRCRSYSFLMLQSILNVRDELQLLVASSKWEELNHNEKDISKEVVASIIQSTEFWSQGKEALLVLEPLVRVLRLVDIDWSTTGYLYEAMEMAKEAIKQQCASNQDKYMQIWELVNCRCTENIIHPIHDAATFLNPSYLCSEKFKGNSEIKDGISFILENLVAIEEREDFMKQVQLYRNKIPSLFTVTAKTMLKTSHPRIWWEFCGDRLPILQRYAIRILSQPCSSSSCKRNWNAFEVKQTKKTNMLTSEMLDNMVYVRLNSMMMEKFNIGESLDLEPIYLDKLNELPENVDHEQFWEDDAFSGVAEKVIDD, encoded by the exons ATGTGTGGAAAAAAAGATAAGAGCGTAGTGGACAAATTGCTTGCCCGACTTCTTATAGTAAATAACATATCATTTGATGTTGTTCAAATGACATCCTTTATTCGCTTTGTGCAAGGTGTTGCTGATTATGGTCCTAAATATAAGTTACCCTCTAATTTGACTCTTCAAAGGAAGTTAATACCAAATTTGAAG AGAGCATTTATCAATATTAATGCAAAATCTCCTAGTGGAGCAATATTTTTGAAGTCATTTGAAGTTTCAAAGGATAAAATAACAACACTATATATTAAAGACATCATTTCTTCAGTAATTGAAGAAATTGGGTCCAATAATGttgttcaattaatcattgatAATACTACAAATTTTGAGTCTGCTGGAGACATACTTATTGGCAAGTACCCTCGGTTGTACAAAACCCAATGCGCTACTTATGGCATTCAATTACTTTTGAAGGATATATGTGAGGAAGTTGATTCGGTGCAGAAGATAATTAGGGATGCAAAAGCAATTGtttcatatatgtatatggATAGTATCATTTTGTCACTCATGAGAGAGTACACAAACCATAAAGAATTGAAACATCTTGGTAGATGTAGGTCTTATAGCTTCTTGATGCTTCAATCTATTTTGAATGTTCGAGATGAATTGCAGTTACTTGTTGCATCTTCCAAGTGGGAAGAATTGAATCATAATGAAAAGGACATCAGTAAAGAAGTGGTTGCTAGTATTATCCAAAGTACAGAATTTTGGAGTCAAGGGAAAGAGGCGCTACTAGTTTTGGAGCCTTTGGTTCGTGTTCTTCGATTGGTAGATATTGATTGGTCAACTACAGGATACTTATATGAAGCAATGGAAATGGCAAAAGAAGCAATTAAGCAACAATGTGCTAGCAATCAAGACAAATATATGCAGATATGGGAGTTAGTTAATTGTAGGTGTACTGAAAATATAATCCACCCAATTCATGATGCTGCGACATTTTTGAATCCATCTTACTTGTGTAGTGAGAAATTTAAAGGGAATAGTGAGATAAAAGATGGTATAAGTTTCATTTTGGAGAATTTGGTGGCTATTGAAGAAAGGGAAGATTTCATGAAACAAGTGCAACTTTATCGCAATAAAATACCAAGCTTGTTTACAGTTACAGCAAAGACAATGTTGAAAACATCTCATCCTA GAATATGGTGGGAATTCTGTGGAGATCGTCTTCCTATCTTACAAAGGTATGCCATTCGAATTTTGAGTCAACCTTGTAGTTCATCCTCGTGTAAGCGAAATTGGAATGCATTTGAggtaaaacaaacaaagaagacAAACATGTTGACATCTGAGATGTTGGATAATATGGTGTATGTAAGATTGAACTCAATGATGATGGAGAAATTTAACATTGGTGAATCTCTAGACTTGGAGCCAATCTATCTTGACAAACTTAATGAGCTTCCTGAAAATGTTGATCATGAACAATTTTGGGAGGATGATGCATTCAGTGGAGTAGCTGAAAAGGTTATTGATGACTAA